CAAGAAAACGTCCTCaccgggtcatttttgacccacttATGCATCTAAGGGTTAAGACCTCCAGTATAGCAAAGACTCTTGCTGCATGAAAAACTAAATCTGGTCAGATCAGCAGCCAATTAATGCTGATCCAATGCATAGCAATATCTGCACACCTTCTAGCAGCAGCAGCTTTTGCAAGTCTAAGTTCAAATgtcaacaggttttttttttacagagctTAATTTGTCAAACCAAACACATAAACAGCAAACAAAAGATCATGGGAAACTGTTAGTTTTGTATGTGCAGAGTAAAGTGCAGAGTAAAGTATCTCAGCAGTGTGAAAAGAGTCTAATATGCAGTGCTTTTGCCCCCTGCTGGCCTGAATACAGAGaacattttttagtttttgtgaAATGATATTTCTCTCTAAGTTCTCTTATAGGTAGATTCTTGAGTCGTTCACCATCACTGTTGAATGTTGctgatttattttgtttctgaTATTGTTCATCTTGCATCCATTGTTTCTCATATGTTCTGTAGCCTATCTCTTCACTGCTATCTCATGTCTTCTTCTGATTTGTGCTATTCATTTTGCATCTCTCCACAGTAGTTTCTTTGACCCATTTTGAGctgtattttgaaaatatttactTGTTTGTGTGGTTGCATCTCCctttcactttttaatttgGGTAATTTTGTGATAGTAGTGATGATCTGTGATTTTCATGATCGTTCGAATTCATCTGCATTTGATTGAAGTCGTATATAGTCTTACTGGGTTCTTCAATTGTGTATAGCTTGAGTTGTTTTCCATCTCATTGAGCAACATTCTCTTTGGTCCCTGCTTCTGCCGCAATGGTCCATTTAATGATCCATCCATGGGAGGGAAAAATAACAAGAAGGCAGGGTATCAACTTGGTAAACTAAATTCCTTTCTTAATTCGGATATTCATTAGTGATGTTTTAGAAGTATGGTTCAgcattaagtgcatgtagataAGTTATTCATATTTTAGTGTAAGACCGTAGAGAAATGACAGCTATATGAATTGCCACCCTAAAATGGAAAACCATCTATTTGAAGGCTGTAAGGCCACTGTAAGCGGTTTTAAGACTAAATCGATAGGGAAAAGAACTATAATGGTGGTACGATAACTGCAAATATGCGGCATTACGGAGAACAGCAAATCAGCTGGGATGTTCATGGAATAGTCTGTGAATGTTCTCGCAAATTGCCTTTCTGTGGGGTAGTACCGGGGTCCACGGCATGACATTGATATGTTTGGGTATGCTATCTTTTTATTACTTTAATATCTGTATATTTTTATATAGAGATTCTGAATCTCTAtcatattttaaatgtgctgtttaTTAAATGACTCCAGTTAGTCTGAGCAGCGGCTGGTTTGAGCGGCGTCACGACTACAACGGTCACCTGGATCGCTGATTGGCTCAGAGCGCTGATCCGGGTACTGCGCTAGAACGAGCCCATTAGCTAAAGGTACCAATATGGCGGAGGTAAGAGGGAAAACAGGGGAGAAGCAATCAATCTTTAATCGATATTTTCTAGATTTATTAATTGtatctttaatttttattctatcgATTGgataaataatctttttttccttctgtataGCGTGTTTTGTATTGTAATTATCATTTCTATTCCTTTAAAATATGGTTTAATGTGCGGACTGATCCTTCACTACGAGGCCTCTGCGCCTTCGCTCTCAGCTGCTCCGCTGTAGCGGCTGTGTAAATTGATACGTAAAATTAACGTTAGCCCGGTGCTTAAAAGGAATAACTGAATATGCCGTGTATATGATGAATGGAAATTAATTTTCTCTGCTTGGGCTTAACGAGCAGCACCTATATCTAAAAAAGAATTCCACTCCATCGATTGTAGCACCGCGTAAACGAAATTAGTGTTTATAGTATTCGATGCACAGCGTTAACATTGGGCTTTAGGGTTAGCTTGCTGGCTAGCAAACAGTTTTAGAACCTGTCAGTGTATAAATCGTGCTGTTCCCCTCTGCACACAACATTCATTTTGCTAAGAATGTCACGGAAACATCTTAATACCATTGTTCAAATGTCAAATTATCTTAAAGGTTTCCTCAGTTCTTAGTGCGGCTAATGTTAGATTAGCCACCTATTCCAGGTAATGTTAGCGCTGTAATGCCATATTCTGTGACTAAATAGATTTTGGTGACCTGATTTAGATATTTCAGAtgtctttcctttttcttgttattgttattttggCACTTGTTTACAAGTATCGTACTATTGTGGGGTTCACTCATGGCTAGAAATTCTAATAACTGTCCTAAGGAATTTGTGGCCTGTCATTATTTGGCACTCAGATATGATGTGAACATGTGTTCAGATGCTGTCATGCAAAATGTTTGTCCCATATGTACACATGCCCATCTGTTTTAagtttatttatgttttgtttatGGTCATATAGCTATGGCTACCTGTGACTGATATTCAAATGTTGTTTGGTAACAAGTTAAGCAGCTATTGGAATTTGTGACCATGAAAATACTagttggccgcattttctgtaaCACTAATAATGATAAAGTATTCAAAGTTGGAGTCTGATTGCTTTCAGAATTGGAGGGGATCATTACTGCTCTAATATGTGCTCTATTTCTATTCCTTTTCAGGCTTCCTTAGGGAGTTCAAGTCCAGGTAATGAAATATCCATCACAAATAATGTATTTCCAGCAACAgtggatgtgttttttaaaCGCAACCTTTTCTCTCTTGAATAATTTTGCATGACAGAAGTAACAAGAACTACATTTTCTAGTATCATTAGACAGTGAAAGTGGCTTTGAAATTGGAATGATGTCGTGCTTCGATAACCGCTGTCTAACAACGAGCATCTTGAAGAAGAATTGTTTAAATTGTAATGTAAACAAAAGTTGATACGTCTTTGCTTTTCTCATTCAGTTGGCTCTTTATCATCAGAGGACCATGACTTTGACCCAACTGCAGAAATGTTAGTTCATGAGTATGATGATGAAAGGACCctagaggaggaggagtctcttgaaGGAGGGAATAATTTCAGCTCTGAACTTGCAGATCTGGAAAAGGTAAAACATGTGAAAAATGCCTTAAAATGACTTTGACTTTTATAGATGCAAAAGTAGTCAAACGAACCTTTAACCACAGAGAGTGTCGGTTAAGAGTTAGTAAGAGTATCCACAAGAATGAATTGATGAAATAACGCATATGAATATATTAAAGGTTTGTGTAACTTTTAAGGGAAAATCATAGAGTATATTTCTTTGCTTGCGTTAGGGCTGAAATCAGTGaaagtctgctgctgctgtaataCAAAGCTTATCTAACAGTCTTATATTTGCTATGGTATTTGATTCGCACTTACACATTACCATCAGTAAAGGTAAAAATTGTGATTGTGTAATTTAGCTGATGTGTTGTACAACACTTGAGTTGTTGTATATTTTTAATAAGGACTTTGGTTGGCTTTGAACAATGcaattttatgttttgtttgagGAAAATATACTTAAAATATGCCTGAACATCTGCATAGATTTACATTAAGAGCAATCCGTGTGATTGTTTTATCTCGTTATCTTGCTTGAATTCAGACGACTGTTCCCTCTCTTTTTGTTATCAGGAAGGGAACATGCCTTTGGAGGAACTATTGGCTATTTATCGCTACGAGGCCTCAGCAGGCTCCAGTATAGACAGTTCCTCAGGAGACCTCACTGATGAGCTGCCTGACATGACTTTGGACAAGGCAAGTACCTGTTGGATTTATTTATATGAACATTGATGATGTTTGGATGAGCACATTGTTGAATTgaaacaatttatttatttatttgtctccTCAGGAGGAAATAGCTAAAGACCTTTTGTCTGGTGATTATGAGGAGGAGACCCAGTCCTCAGCTGATGACCTGACCCCTTCAGTTACCTCACACGAGGCCACTGATTTCTTCCCAAGAACACTAAGATGTAAGTGAGAGATTTCAAATTCTAACTACAGCACCTTTTGCTTTACTTTTGCAACTGTCCCAGAAATATTAAACTTTCCCAAGTACTTCTGAGGTTAAAGaagtttcttaattttttttttttaccaaaaaagggaaaagaaagaaTTGCAGCTTAATTTTCTTCTAACATTTGGCACAAGTTCTAAAATTAATATAAACATGTTTTCATAAACGATAAATTTATccagcttgaaaaaaatgtagttgataaactagttttttttttttttttttttttaaatgtccatCGGAACTATTGAAGGAAATATTTGGGTGAGATGATGCTACCTCTTTGTGTGGAAATTAGCTGAAGTTTGAATAGATTAAAATGTCAGGTTTTTGTACTCAGGGAGGTGCCATCGCAATTCAGCGCACATTTAAGGTgtacttatttaaaaaaaaaaaaaaatttttttcagCCAACGCTATTTCTGATGGAGATAAAGAGTCAGAATGTGAGGAAGATGGCTCAAGCCCAGAAGACTCCAGAAAAGTAAATGATTCATTTAATTTTCACTCGCATTAAAAGAACGATTAAGTTTACTTCAAGATTTCCGTGTGATCGGACCTCATTTGTTTTTGGCTTTAAACGTTGTGTGTAttgccttttgtgttttttttgtaacagGAAATCATGGTGGGAACAGATTACCAAGCAGATGTTCCTTCTTGCCTCTGTCACTACAAAGATGAGGAGAAAGGTGCCTGttgctttttgctttctgcATTCTGTTACATGGCTGACAACAGTGTCTTCATCTATTCAGTATAGACAAGATAATGTAGAGTGATCTTACATTATGTACTTTGCTCTGCAGTGtatgaagatgaagatgagTTATTATGGAGCCCAGGTGTTTTGTCAGAAAACAAGGTGAGGAGTTTCCTGTCTGAAGTATTGTCACGGACAACAGATGAAAAGGGAGGATGTGATAAACCAGGGATGAATGTTCGAGATGATGAGCAGGTAAGACCTCAATCCTTTAATGTAATACGGCTATAAATGTGATTTATAGATGTGAGATTTGTCATAACATTCATTTACAACATCATAGATCTTtgctcagtattttttttttctaaaagtcTTTAAATGATGTGTATTGCATatttttgatgatttttttttttttctttttggccaATACTAATACTGTTGTTTTGATCGTTCCACTCTTTCAATAAAGGGTTTGCACGAGCTTCTCAAATGCAACTACAACACCCGTGAAGCACTAGAGAGATACTGCAGTCATGTAAAGTCCTCAAAAGGTAAGCGGAcagatgagtaaaaaaaaaaagtaaaaactgcTTTTCCCCTTCATATAAAAACTAATGTTGTTGTAGCAAAACTTGGAATCAAAATGACTCATTATGTCAAACAAATGATATCTAGtaccacaaacaaacagaggaaATTGCCATAAGGTTGTACTGTCAGGTTTTGTGTCCATGCGATATAAACACGGCTCAAAAAAGTTCAAAGGTGCAATGGCAACCAAAGTGTACAGAAACTTGAAGTGAAGACCTCCACGGGGGCTTAATTATTGGCAtagttaaagggacactatgtaatttcttcccccatctagtggtgcaattttattttgcaaagttgaatgaatttgctctctagcgcctcacgttttcaaatgtgcgctgcaacttcttgaactacggcaagcggaatgtgtcaagattcaagaagctatagcttcagactcaaggtccatacaaacaaaaagaaatcaagacacacagtacaaaggattacataacacacatacaagaacactatgaatacagatgacagataacatgtcagataacataacatctcctttggtgtgcaagcaatgcaattagtcatattccgggagttaccggaagtgacgtcgacgcagcgttagcattagcctgcgttagcaataggagcattagcagcggtaaataaactcccggtaaacttacaaactttctaatgcctcgttttgtgagttaagagcctatgtgtactacggcagaagtttggtaacaatcaatgcaatattagtgggatcatttacgagataaaatctatttagcatttttttttttttaaactttattagtaaatcaacaaaataacagtttacaaatgtgagcataacgccaaaaagaagatatccagggggagcataggaataataataaaaagaagaagatgatgcacttacaaaaagaaagctaatgaacacaaagacatatgtgccaaggaataaaatctatttagcattagcggctgtaagccatttggcggaaatgacgtcacaatgacgtcatttctgcttgtaggcctggtggggaaatcgcgattcgaagtgctccatgtccctctcggcacttcgtcatttttcatagaccggaaggacatggcagcctccatagagcttacctgctctatgtagatacagacaagttattcttcactcaggaggataagtgagatttttgacagagatcattttacaccaatgaggactaacttatgaatgaatatgttgatttgagctaataaatgacttaatttattacatagtgtccctttaagattacatagaagcttttttttgtcaacTGCAATGCAAGAGAGCAAAATCATAGGAATTTTGAGTTATAAAATTATTagaatgataataatgatacaGGATGATGCCTCACCTCGAGTATTAGTGGTAAGTTTTCATTTCATTGCAATAATGTCCACATAGtaacttgttttttgttttgttttgttttcttgggCATAAATGAGACTATTTGTTACAAAGACCATAAAAAAGCCTTTTTATTGCCATTCCACATGTGGATTGCCAGCCACAAGGATGGAGGTCTGTGTGAAAGTCTTGTGGCGCAGGTGTGGCACATTTGGCCGTAAAAATAATAACAGCAGTATCATCTCTACCACATTGTAAACCTTGTGTACATAATCTAGAGATAAAACATGATAAGATTCAGTAATCGCTTTTCCTCAGGTATATTTTTTCTATCTCAATCCTTCTCCGACGGGCTTGTAAAACTCTATTTGAATATTTAAATCTTCCAAAATCTCGTCGACAGCTTGTTCCTCTTTTAGAGTCGCACTGGAAGTATTTTCTCGTATTTTCTCTCGATGCTTCATTTCTGCTGTGAGAGTTTCTGAAGTTTTGTCAAATGGCTTTTCTGTTACAGTGAGGAGTTTTTTGATCACATCTAGTTCATGCTTACGGTTAGTTGTTGGTAGATTTTCAGCGTCAATTGTTGAATAGTTAATTTGAGGAAATATACTTTTATTCTTGACTTTGATATAAGTTAAAGgtctatatatatttttctcccTGAGCTTTAAGTCACCCGTGGTGTGTTCAAGAACTCGcagtaaaaatgaaatgaaaacctGTTTTTAGCCTTTTCTGTTGTATTTGAAATGTTTGCTCTCTCAGTGAGGATGAAGTATTAGCATCTTTATTCCAAATAATTGCATTAATTTGACATCTTTGAGATGGTCTTGACATTTTTTAATGGCGTTTAATGAGGGTCACTGTAGGGAACACTTGGGTGCTAGTTTTGATGCAGCAGTCTGTCTATTAACAGCTTATGAAATGAAGCCTAACTTGGCTTGAAATTTTCCAACAGGCTGTGAAATCCAATAATCTCCTCAACAGGTAGTGGTTGATCTTTAATAAGGATGAAATCGAGAACCTTCTCAGTAATCCATTTAGGCTTTGTAAGCGTCTGCTTTCCTCCTCAGTTGTTAGCCCAACACAACTCCTACATCCTGGAATGTTTGTGTCAATTTTACActgtttttattataaaatattTCCAAAAGGAGCACACACTGAGCCATGATGTCAGTATCTTAGGCCACTACCTACTTTGGATTGGTTTGGTCCCAActtatttgaaaaatgaatgttGTGTGGAGAATAACCTCCCCACTGGAAGCCATCGCTCTTTACAATATTACCAAACTTTAATCTCACCCACAGCCATGTCTTTTGTCCACTAAATGTAGGAGTCATTCATAACcctaatgatgatgatgatggtggacTGTATACAAGAGAAAGCTCATATTAGGTTGTGTATACGTCCAACTTAGCaccacaaatggcaaataacaCTTCAAAATTAAAAGTTTCTTGTCCTTGTCCCTGTTCTTTTTTGTGGTTATTTGCAGTAAGCTAATACCACACATCACATTTCTTACTTTTCAAACCTTCTCATCTTAATTTTGCCAATTTAACCCTTTGATAAACTTATATTTATAACTATAACTTATACTCTTCTCTTTGAGGCAAACCTTTGGTTTATAAATAGATGAATTGTTTGCGATTGTTGTGaataaatgtaattttttttgttttatttcagaaaaatcACCTCCGTGGTCAGAAGAGGAATGCAAGAGCTTTGAACACGCTCTGCAGATGTATGACAAGAATTTTCACCTCATTCAGAAACACAAAGTGagttttattttcctctttccAAGCATTTAAGAGCTCTGCAAACATACCAGTTTCTCGGCGTCTTTAATAACCTTTTTGTTTTCGGTCCTCTCAGGTAACGACACGAACGGTTGCGGAATGCGTGGCGTTCTATTACATGTGGAAAAAGTCCGAGCGGTTTGACTACTTTGTGCAGCAGAATCGGTTTGGGAAGAAGAAGTACAGCAGCTATCCTGGTGTTACGTAAGTgccaataaaatgtttttgtccctctatgctgaatataaacgctcttaaaaaaaaaatgggaaggCACATGACTTGGAAGAAACAAACCCACTGATATATTTCTTTATATACAGTGACCTGATGGACAGGCTGGTGGATGAAGCGGAGGGGCTAGCAGTGGACAGCTCCTCCTCGGTTTGTTCaggaacaggtggaggaggaaggaTGGAGACCACCACAGAACAGCAGCTTAGCCTGCTTAACTCTATCACTGCCAGCGACCTCACAGGTGAGTAATGGGGCTTAGTTCTGCAGGGATGGAGAACCGTTAAgatttcctaaaaaaaaataccacaTAACTTTCCTCATTTGTCAATGAAAACTGTGAGAGACTAAGAACAAAACTTGGCGGTTAATTTTATACTGATGGTGCTGTCTCCTTTCAGCTTTGAGCAACACTGTAGCCACAGTATGCACCCCTGCCGAGGTTAGTTGCCTGGACTCCTACAGCTTTCCTCCACTGGACAGTCTCCATCGTGGATCCCTGAATCACGATGAATCGCTCGGGTTCCCCTCAAATGGTGCAGACCCCGACTGCCTCAACATGCTTGACGCTGGCTTCTACCACTCAGACCTCGGCCAGCTCGGAGGAGTGTGTGTTAGTAAGGACTGCGAGCGGCCTTCCAAGAGACTCAAGATGGCGCTGCCTGACTCCTATATTAATGACGTGTCTGTGGGCAACCTTGGAGTGGACTTTGAAGCACGACGGACGACGACGCATCACCACCGAATCACCGGCGCCAAGATGGCAGTGTCCGTCACAGACTTTGGGAGCTTAGCTGGCAGTGGCGAGCCCAATGGGTTTCTGGGAGCACACGCACGGCACCACACACAGCACACTGCAGCACTTCAGTCGGAGTGATCTTCCTCTGTTCTTCCCTTTTGAAACCCTTTTTCCTGCTTGTACATAAGACTGACCTCACTGGAAAATCTGATTTGTTAAAAtactattatatatatatacatatctatatatatgtatatgaatatacttttttgttttcatttttgtgtaatATGACATCAGTGATGTCTATCATATAGAACTAAAATCTTGATTTCTCTCAAGAGTTTATATAGCCATTCATTTTTTGTTTGCGTTCTTCATATGTGTAATGTCCATGTACAGCGGGGCCCAGAAGCTGCAGGAGGAGAGTTGAGAACCTTCTTCCCTCCCATTTACACACATCTTCTGAGCTACAGTCCATCATCCTGCCATTTGTTTTCAGCAGCCAAAActagtttagtttttctgcttTTAGTGTTAGCATTTAGCTGCCCATCTTTGTGGTTTGAAGTGgtactttaatttaatttaattattttttattttccttcatgGTGTTAGGTTTACAGGTACTGTTCAGTAACCAGATTGGCACAGATGGTTTCATTTGATTCCCAAAACACCCGGGTAGAGCTTAGCCCCGGAGTCCAGGAAGTGTCTTTGCTTTAGCTGCTCAGGCCCCTCCTGTTACGGtttcccttttttattttctattttgagcgcttgtctgtttgtttgcatGCTTGCTTCACTTCAAATTGGCCAAACTGGAACGTGTCAATGTTTGCAGTACTTAATTGTTTTGTAGTCAAAAACAGATTCCATAAGGAATTGTTCTACTGTCCTACTTCTTAAACAGGTGTTGAAAGCTACATTTGCAGACTAACGTAAACCATGTTTTCCTGCCCCCCCCTCCCCGTTTTTGGAACTCCTGCTCGGCTATCGGCAAACTGTAACAGCAATATAGCAATGCAAAGGTTTTGGTTGGGTTAATAGCCATCGAAACACTGGCACAGTAAAGTTTGTATTTATTGACCATACTTTAAACTTTATGAGATTtcatttattcctttttaagttCATGCTGCTCTTTGATGGGTTTTGCTGTTTATGTCCTAGTTATTGTAAAAACGGTAGAATATGTCCTTGATTCAAGTAGCACCATTTCCAGGCTTCTTGCAAGCTTTTTCTAAACTACTAGCagtattgtgtttatttaaagccTCTCTGATTTTTGTATTGAACCTCTGCCTAGCCTGTACCGACTAGATGCCTTTTTGAAATCTGGTCGACAATTTCCTTGGAGCCTGTCAGCAGAAATGGAAGCCGTTTTGGCTCGACTGAAGTCCATAATTGTGAAATGTAAAATGTTTAGCAGGTCAGCGTCAGTTAATTGGATGCAGTAGTAGTGTTTACTTAATTTATCTATGCATTGTGCTATGAATATTTAGTTTGTTTCAGGggtacatctattttttttatttttttattttttccccgtCATGTCCATAGATGTAGTATTTCACCATAATGCGTGTACAGATAGAATTCCCGCTAACCATCGAAGTCATTCAGTTTCCAAACCCAGCATCAGAGGACATTCGCGTCTACATTTCATGTAAATAATTAGCAAATAGCCTTTAAAAAGTCTATTACTGACCTCTTACACTTGTGAATCTGTGTTGATACAAAGGTTTTAATTTGAATACTTGTCAGAAAGGCAATAATTTGTAGATAtgtacagacttttttttttttttttgcattttactgtTTGACTTGgtgtttaaactttttttttttttttttggaaagtcACGCTACACAAACACCAGGACGCAGCTGAAACACACGCATGCCAGCTGCGCCCGTCTCCCAAGTGTACCACTGAAAAACGGCTTTACCTGAAGACGTATTGATATCGCTCAAtgttccatattttttttttttttttttttacatccgaGACATGCAGCCATGTGTAAATGACACTTATCTTTCTTTCCTCgacgagggggggggggtctttttACATGTTGTCTATATTTGTCTTGAATGGTAAAGGGATGGCGGCTGCTCTAAATGGAGAGCTAGTTTCTCTTTAAATGCAATGTGCATAATGCAGTAGGTCCTCCGAGCTCTTCTAGCTTTAGCAGTGCAGTGATATTTATTTCACCTGTGGTTTGTACAAAGACGAAGAAAACTTGTCAGAATGTAAAGGCCATTCAGTAGTGCAAGTAGGTTTTCACCACCCTGTGAACTCgaaaatgtgatattttatCGACATCTCTTGTTATGAGACTTGTGCGTGCAAGGAAGCACTAAAcaaatttattttatattttgtattgttttgaagtttaaaaggaggaaaacagaaaacaaaacaaaaaaacgataTAGCGGTTGTGgttttggaaaaagaaaactcGAGTCCTTTGGAAACAAACACCTTTGTGGAtaagaaaagtgaaaaaaaaaacttaaaaatgtaTATCCAGAAATATAGACAATCAAAACTTCATTATGAGAAATGTTCAAGAAGCTATCTTTATTGTTTATAAGAATTGTACATAaacattgctgtttttttttttgtttttttttttgtctttggttaaacattattttgtattttctgttgTACTTTAATACCTTGTGTACAGATCCAGAAATAAAGCTCTGGAAAATGTTTTGGAGATGATCACGTGGTCTTCATTGCGAGGGAGATGGGAAGGTTGTGGGTTTGGGATTTAGTTGCATTAGAATGTGTTAAAATTACAAAACAATTGGCAGAAACCTATCATGTGAACCTTTCCACAGTTTTACTAAGAGAGTTTCCAATTAAAACGTTTGACACACTTTGCTCTTTGGCAGGGA
This Odontesthes bonariensis isolate fOdoBon6 chromosome 6, fOdoBon6.hap1, whole genome shotgun sequence DNA region includes the following protein-coding sequences:
- the mier3b gene encoding mesoderm induction early response protein 3; the encoded protein is MCSISIPFQASLGSSSPVGSLSSEDHDFDPTAEMLVHEYDDERTLEEEESLEGGNNFSSELADLEKEGNMPLEELLAIYRYEASAGSSIDSSSGDLTDELPDMTLDKEEIAKDLLSGDYEEETQSSADDLTPSVTSHEATDFFPRTLRSNAISDGDKESECEEDGSSPEDSRKEIMVGTDYQADVPSCLCHYKDEEKVYEDEDELLWSPGVLSENKVRSFLSEVLSRTTDEKGGCDKPGMNVRDDEQGLHELLKCNYNTREALERYCSHVKSSKEKSPPWSEEECKSFEHALQMYDKNFHLIQKHKVTTRTVAECVAFYYMWKKSERFDYFVQQNRFGKKKYSSYPGVTDLMDRLVDEAEGLAVDSSSSVCSGTGGGGRMETTTEQQLSLLNSITASDLTALSNTVATVCTPAEVSCLDSYSFPPLDSLHRGSLNHDESLGFPSNGADPDCLNMLDAGFYHSDLGQLGGVCVSKDCERPSKRLKMALPDSYINDVSVGNLGVDFEARRTTTHHHRITGAKMAVSVTDFGSLAGSGEPNGFLGAHARHHTQHTAALQSE